GGCTGGATCTCGGTGGTGGCGACACGCTGCTGGAGCGGCTGGTGCTGCTGCTCGCCGGGTCCGGGCGCGCTGGCAAACCGCGTGGCTGGAGCCTGGAGCAACAGGCGTTGCTGGGCAAGCTGCGTGGTGATCCGCTCTCGACCATGATGCAGGGGCTGGTCGCGGCAATGAGCCCATCGCGTACCCAGTACTTGCTCGGCGAATTGCTCGGTGGCCTGCTGGGGCGCCACGCCGCAGCACAGCCGCAGTTGCTGGTGATCGACAACGGCCATGAGGCGAGCGAGCGCTTCTGGCAGACGCTGGTCGATACGCTGGCCGCGCACGCGGCCTACCCGGTGCTGGTATTGGCCACCTTGCGGCAGGGCGGTACCCAGGCGGTGGACCTGTCCGGCCGGGCCGCCCATGCCTGCGTGCCATGCCTGACGCTCGACCTGCCGCCGCTCAGCCAAGCCGATGCGTTGATGCTTGCCGAGGTGCTGGGCCGCGAGGCGCATCCACAACTGGCCCAGTGTGTGGCCCGGGCTGGCGGCAATCCTTTGTTTCTGTCCTGTCTGCTGGCCCAGCCGGTGGAGGAGGGCAGCCTGCCCGCATCGTTGCGGGCCGCGGTGCAGGCCGAACTGGCGCGGCTGGCGTCGCTAGAGCGCTATGCGCTTGGCATCATGGCCGTGGCCGGTGATGGCTGCCCGGCCGAGCTGCTCGCGGAGCTCGGCGGCGTGCGCGAGGCGGATTGGCCCTTGCTGGCTACTCGTGTGGGCGAGCACTGGCGCTTCGCCAGCACGCTGGTGCGCGAGGTGCTGTACCAACAGATGCCGACGGCAACGCGTCTGCAGCTGCATCGCCGGCTGGCCGACTGGTATCGCGAGCGCGATGCCGTCGCCTGCGCCCGCCACCTCGCGTTGGGCGGGGAGCCACGAGCGCTCGACGAGCTGCTGGCTGCCGCACGGGTGGAAGCGGATGCACTGCGTGACGAGCGCGCGCTGGGCCTGCTCGACATGGCCCGTGCGCTGCCGGCCAACGGCAGGCAGGCCGCGGCATTGCATACCTTGCAGGCGGAATTGCAGTTGCGCCATGGCAAGCCGACGCTGGCGGCCATGCACGCCCGCCTTGCGGTGGAGCATGCGGCAGACGTGCCGGCGTGGTCGGCGCGGCTGGCCGGCATAGAGGCACTGTTGCAGCTCGATCGCATCGACGAGGCACTGGCGGCGCTGGCGCAGATGGAGCGCGAGCTCGGTGCTGGCGGCGATGCACGCTGGCTGGCCCGACTTTATGCATTGCGCGGCCGAGCCTACTTCCCGCGCAACCGTATCGCCGAGAGTGCGTTGGCCCAGCAGTTGGCGTTGGCGCATGCGCGTGATGCTGGCGACGTGCGGTTGCAGGCGCGCGCGCACTCCGGCCTTGGCGACGCTGCGTATGCGCAGGGGGATTTCACCGCGGCGCGGAATGCCTACCGCGCGTGTCTGGCGCTCTGTGGCGCCGACAACCTGCTGCCGGAGCAGGCGGCGAATCGTTCGGCGCTGGGTTCGGTCTTGCTGTATCTGGGCGAGGTCACTGCCAGCCTGGAAGAGGCGCTGTATTCGCTCGATATCGCCCGTCGCATCGGCCAGCGGCGGGCCGAGGTGTTCGCGACGCTGGTCGCCGGTTGGGTATTGCTGGAAATGGACGAGCCCGATGCCGCGCGTGATTACCTTGCGCAGGGCCGGGCGGTCGCGGCGGCTGCCGGATTGCGGCGCTTCCTGCCGCTGCTTGATGAAGCGCTGGCACGCGCCGCTTACGAGTTGCGTGAGCCGGGCGAGGCGCTGTCGCTGGCGAGTGCGGCGTGTGCCGAAGTGGAGGCTGGGATGCTGCATGCCTATGTCGGGCCGTGGGCCCTGGCGACGCAGGCCGCGCTATCGGCAGCCGGCGAGCGCCCGGCCTTGCTGGCCCAGGCGAACACGCTACTGGCCGACAGCATGTATCACAACCGCCTGCAGTTTCATGCCCGGCTGATCGAGGCCAGCCTGCGCGAAGGCGACTGGGCGACCGTGGCGCGGCAGGCCAAGGTGCTGGCGGCCACCCGCCCGGATCTGCCTTGGGTGTTGTCCTATGCCGCGCTGGCTGGCGTCGATCGGGTGCCAGCCGAGCAACGGCATGCGTTGCTGTCCGATACTGCGCGCGATGCCGCTGCGCGTGGCTACCTGGCCCTTGCAAGGCGGCTGCGCTGCGCCGCCTGAGCGACTAGCGCAGCGTGCGTCCGAACAGGTCGAACACCAGCTCGTAGCCCAGCCGTTGCAGCTGGGCGTCGTAACGCTCGCCCTCGTCACGCATGAACGCGTGCTGGCCATTGAACTCGTGCCAGGTGAAATCGAGGCCGAGCGCGGCGAGCTTGGCATAGACCTCGGCGCGGCCGGTGGCCGGGATGTGCGGATCCTGCTTGCCCCAGATCATCAGCAACTCGCCACCGATCTCGCCCGCGCGCTCCATGCTGTGCTGACCTGGCTGGTTGGGAATGACCTGGCTGTGCAGATCGGTGGCGTAAAAGCAGGCGGTGCCGCGCACTTCCGGTTGCAGCGCGGCACGGAAC
This region of Chitinolyticbacter meiyuanensis genomic DNA includes:
- a CDS encoding AAA family ATPase, which gives rise to MSDASPGASRSITLPAGRIAALRRERLLTQAQLVEACVQRRLYVSIATLKRAEGGRSVSLRTASDLARFFEIPLAQLLGTAVVASPPPSWSETRTMPLLQLAAPPSGNLAARLAQAGAQALDGTGLSLVFDHDAPQRIVHLALEAQVHDAAFGAFLDFIDVVCDAHGVQPSRPALPRVVQGGEVTMGSAMQAALGEALVLEPSGARWRVLGCAPSQLPQAPRLVGRQLEWQRLRAGLESGAQGGVASLMLLRGGIGIGKSRLAGECVSHAQSLGYACHVLPAGLDLGGGDTLLERLVLLLAGSGRAGKPRGWSLEQQALLGKLRGDPLSTMMQGLVAAMSPSRTQYLLGELLGGLLGRHAAAQPQLLVIDNGHEASERFWQTLVDTLAAHAAYPVLVLATLRQGGTQAVDLSGRAAHACVPCLTLDLPPLSQADALMLAEVLGREAHPQLAQCVARAGGNPLFLSCLLAQPVEEGSLPASLRAAVQAELARLASLERYALGIMAVAGDGCPAELLAELGGVREADWPLLATRVGEHWRFASTLVREVLYQQMPTATRLQLHRRLADWYRERDAVACARHLALGGEPRALDELLAAARVEADALRDERALGLLDMARALPANGRQAAALHTLQAELQLRHGKPTLAAMHARLAVEHAADVPAWSARLAGIEALLQLDRIDEALAALAQMERELGAGGDARWLARLYALRGRAYFPRNRIAESALAQQLALAHARDAGDVRLQARAHSGLGDAAYAQGDFTAARNAYRACLALCGADNLLPEQAANRSALGSVLLYLGEVTASLEEALYSLDIARRIGQRRAEVFATLVAGWVLLEMDEPDAARDYLAQGRAVAAAAGLRRFLPLLDEALARAAYELREPGEALSLASAACAEVEAGMLHAYVGPWALATQAALSAAGERPALLAQANTLLADSMYHNRLQFHARLIEASLREGDWATVARQAKVLAATRPDLPWVLSYAALAGVDRVPAEQRHALLSDTARDAAARGYLALARRLRCAA